Genomic segment of Thermotoga sp.:
GCTCTCTTGATAGCAGCCGCCGTGATCGTGATGATAGGACAAAACCCTGTAACAGCCTACAAGGCCATGATAGAAGGAGCTTTCGGGGATCTTCAGGCTCTTGCAGATACAATTATAAAGACCACCCCGTTGATATTGACGGGACTCGCTGTTGGATTCGGCTTCAGGGCAGGCCTTTTCAACATCGGAGCAGAAGGACAGATGATAATGGGTGCCATACTTGCCACAGTGGTCGGGATGAATATGAGAGGCGTTCCACCATCGCTTGCCATTCCGTTGACGATGATCGCCGGTATGATAGGTGGTGCAGCGTGGGCATCCATAGCGGGGTATCTAAAAGCGAAAACGGGCGCTCACGAGGTCGTCACCACCATCATGCTGAACTGGATAGCGACTTACATCTCCTCCTATCTCATCACCGGACCGCTGGCAGTCGGCTCTGGGACTCCAAAAAGTCCAGAGATTGCTCCTTCTGCAAAACTTCCCCCTATCGTCACCGTTGGAGCCCTCGAGATGACATCCGGTATTGTGATTTCAATCATCGCGGCTATTGTGATATACATCGTTCTTGAGAAAACGAAGACCGGCTACGAAGTCAAAGCAACCGGATTCAACCCCTATGCCGCTGAGTACGGTGGAATAAGTATTTCGAAGAACACTGTCATGTCCATGGCGATAAGTGGGGCACTGGCTGGACTTGCAGGGGCTCTCGAGGTCATGGGGCTTCACCATCGATTTCTTGGAACTCTCTCCGGTGGCAAGGGCTTCGATGGGATATCAATCGCCCTGATCGGTCAAAATCATCCCATCGGAATAATCTTCGCCTCTTTTCTCATTGCTTCCCTCAGGACAGGATCTAGCAACATGCAGTTTGTCGGTGTTCCAAAACACATCGTTACCATCATACAGGGTATCGTGATATTTCTCGTCGCTGCCGACAGGATCGTCAAAACTTTGCTCAGAGCCAAGAAGGTGAGAAGATGAAGATCCTCGAAGGCCTGTGGAATATATTCACGAACCCCCTCTTCTACAAGCTCACACTCACCGCCTCGACTCCTCTTCTTTTCGCCTCGCTTGGGGGAGTGTTCAGTGAAATCACGGGGGTTGTAAACATCGCCCTGGAAGGTATCATGCTACTGGGTGCCTTCTCTTCTGTGGTGATTGCTTACTACACCGGAAGCGCTTGGCTCGGATTCTTGCTCTCTATTCCCATTGGCATTGGTTTTTCCTGGTTCCACGCCTGGGCGAGTATCAAATGGAGAGGAAATCAAATAGTGAGCGCCACCGCTTTAATCCTTGTTGCACAGGGGTTGACAGGATTTCTCATGGAACCAATATTCGGCCAGCCGGGTCAAACTCCCTACGTTGGCAGGATCGATGAAATAAACATTCCTGGTGTTTCGAACATCCCGTTCCTCGGGGAAGCGATCGGCACCATCAGTCCCATAGTCCTTCTTGCCTTCGCCTTGGTGGCTTTCACGTGGTTTCTGATATACAAAACACCCCTCGGTCTGAGAATGAGAGCGGTGGGGGAAAACCCGGAAGCAGCAGACACCCTCGGTGTTAACGTCTTCAAAATCAGGTACTTTGGAGTACTCATGAGCGGGGCATTGGCTTCTATGGGAGGAGCCTTCCTCTCAATAGGTGAAGTGGGAAATTTCAGAGAACTCATGACGGGTGGAAGGGGATTCATCGCTCTGGCCGCCATGATACTTGGTAACTGGAACCCCATCGGTGCTATGTGGGCGTGTCTTCTTTTTGGCATGTCCGAGGCTCTTGCTAATCAATTCCAGAGTAGCCACTTGCTCAACGTATCGGCGACTGTCAAACCTCTTTTTAACCTTTTTCCATTCATCGTCACCCTCGTGGTTGTGGCGGGTCTGATCGGGAGAACCAGACCACCTGCAGCCGATGGTGTTCCTTACGAGAAGGAGGAGTGAGATCTCATGAAATCCAGCACTCTCTTCGTTGCTCTCACATCATCTTCGTTGTAGAGGAGCATCTGTTTGAGTATCTCCTCGTTCTTTGTCCTCCGCCAGTTTTCGTAAAGTGAGATTATTTCATAGCCATTCAGAGATGTTCTCCACTTGTAACCGAGGTACCTGGCTATCCTTTTGAGAGAGTAAGACATAACGGGGAAAACAAAGTGACGCCTCAGGATAGAAAAGACATCGAGCAAGGTTATTTTTTTGTTTTCAACCATTCGCAGGATCTTTCGCCTCTCGGGACCATGGTAATGGTAGAACCTCACACCGTTGTCCAGGGAGTCCAAAAATTCGGCTAGTTCATCTTTTTCCTCCTCGAACAGGAAGTACCTGTATTCATCACCCATCAAAAATCCGTATAGAAAATCCCTCTCCTCGGTTGGATAGTACTCTATATCCACTACTATCCCTTCTGGCAAGTCCCCGGGAGGTTCGATCATTATCACCCGATTCTCGAGAAAGGCACGAGCTGCCAGGATGAACCTCTTTCCTTTCTCCCTTCCAAAGATCTTTTCCAGAACTCTCTGATCAGCATTTGAAAGGTCCTCCAGAGTTTCTATTCCCATTCTGCGAAGGATTCTCCTCGTCTCTTCACCGATACCATTCACAAGTAGAATACTTTTCCTTTCGAGCAACCTCTTTTCACACTCTTCAAGAAAATCACAGTATCTGCAATGCCTCCCTACCTTCGGATCGGGATCTTCCGAGATTCTCACCATCTCCAACAAAATGTTCTCAATAATCGGCACCAGATTCCTCCAGTTCTCCATCCTCCGCGAAAAGCTGTCCGATAGAACTTCTACCCCCTCGACGATCAAACCAGCCCTCGTGAACACGAAAGCATGATAGGCAGCTTCCAGGGCGTATTTTTCCTTGAACTTCTTTGCCCGCTTTTTCAACACAATCTTCCATCCATCTCGTTCTTTCACAACCAGATCCGGTTTCGAGATCAACCGTATGCCTTCAAACTCACCCTCGATGACGGGGCTTTCCAGAGAAAACCCCACAAACAGAAGATTTTCAGGAACACTCAAGTGAGGGCGTTCCAGCTCTCTGCTGAGGCAGAATTTTCTAGGACACATCATAAAGTTCTCCAAGTCTCTGTAATCGACTATCACTGTCTCACCTCTTCGCTGACTCACCATGGTAGAATATCGTAAGAACATCTACAGTATATAATATCTCTGACGAAGCCATTTGGGGGTGTTCAATGTGAGCGGCCATGCGGAACTTCTGAAAAGAATCGAAGAGCTCGAAAAGAAGCTCAAGCAATGTCAAGAAAGGGAGAAAGAGTTGGAATCACTCATCGAAGAGTACAACGAAGTACTGAAAAAGCAGTTCCAGGTCTTCGATGACTTCTTCGAAAAGCTCGGAACTAAAAAGATGATCGATCCACTGACGAGAGTTTACTCGAAAGATCACTTTCTGAGGCTTCTTTCTTACCAGCATCAAAGATCATTCGAGGAGAACATACCGTACACGATCTTCTTCGTGAAAGTACAATCCCGTGGTGAGGAGAAGGAAAGCACACTCATGAGGGTGGGGAAAGTTCTGAAAGAGTGTGTAAGAGTACCGCTCGACAGCGTTGGAAGGTACTCCGAAGACATCTTCGCTCTCTTCGTCGTTGATGTGCCGAAGAGTGTGGCGCCGAAGATCGCAGAAAGGATCGAAAACTTCATCAAGGATATACCGGTAGAGTACAAAATCGCTTTTAAAAGTTATCCGAAGGATTTCATGGATTTGGAGAAAGCAGTTTCTGAGCTAAAAAAGGCGGTGTCATAATTGGGTAAATTCCTAGTTCAAGGGGAAACGACCCTCAGAGGTGAAGTGGAAATATCTGGATCCAAAAACGCTGCCTTACCTATAATGGCGGCATCTATTTTGTGCGATGAAGAAATATTTCTTGAGAACATCCCAAAACTTCAGGACGTTTTCGTTATGAGAGATATCCTGACCTCGATCGGTTTCGAAGTCACATTCGATGGCAACAGTCTCACCGTGAAAAGGGTGAAAGATATATCCCAAGAGGTACCCTACGAACCGGTCAGAAAGATGCGAGCGTCCTTCAACGTACTCGGACCGATAGCCGCAAGAACAGGAAGGGCAAGAGTTGCTCTACCTGGTGGGTGTTCCATAGGTGTGAGACCCGTCGACTTTCACCTGGAAGGTCTCAAAAGACTCGGTTTTTCCATAAAGGTGGAGCACGGTTTTGTTGAAGCCATGCTCGAAAAAAGGGTGGATGATGTTACGATCACACTTCCGTTTCCGAGTGTTGGAGCAACGGAGCACCTCATGACAACCGCCTCTCTTTTGAACAGAACGCGTGTTGTTATAGAAAACGCCGCCATGGAACCAGAGATCGTCGACCTTCAGAACTTTCTGAACGCGATGGGAGGTAATGTAAAAGGAGCTGGTACCAGTCGTATAGAAATCTTCGGAGTCAAGAAGATGAAAGGGACTCAATACAGAATCATTCCAGACCGAATAGAAGCGGGGACATACCTGATTGCCATCGCCGCGAGCAGAGGAGAAGGTCTGGTGAAGAACGTGAGACCTGACCACCTCATGAACTTTCTCGAAAAACTGGAGCAAACGGGTACCAGACTGAGAATCTACAGCGATTCTATAGAGATCAGCATGAAGGGAAGACAAAAAGCAGTGGACATCACCACGAATCCCTACCCAGGTTTTCCCACTGATCTTCAACCCCAGATGATGGTGTACCTTTCTGTGGCAAAAGGAGTCTCCGTCATCACAGAAAACGTATTCAAAACGAGATTTCTCCACGTCGATGAACTGAAGAGAATGGGGGCAGACATAGAGGTATCCGGAAACGTTGCCATAGTGAGAGGAGTGGAAAAGCTTAGCGGTGCTCCCGTTGAAGGAACCGACCTCAGGGCAACGGCGGCCCTGCTCATAGCAGGGATCATCGCAGAAGGTTCAACAGAGATAAGCAGCGTTGAACATATTTTCAGAGGATACGAGAATGTCATGGAAAAGCTTGGAAAACTGGGAGCAAAGATCGAGTATGTACCGGGAGAAACTGAAGAGAATCGAGGAGATTGAAGATACTCTGTGGGAAAACTTGAGAGAATGTCGACTCTGTCCCAAAAAGTGTGGAGTCAACAGGTACAGAGAAGTTGGTTTCTGTGGTCTCTACGCCCTTCCAAAGATATCAAACGCCGTCTTGCATTTTGGAGAAGAGCCACCCATCTCTGGAAAAGGTGGTGCCGGAACGATCTTTTTCAGTGGGTGTAACATGAGGTGCGTCTACTGTCAAAACATGGGATTTAGTCAGAGAGGTGTCGGAACGGAGATCAGGGTGGATGATCTTGCAGAGATATTCCTCATCTTTCAGGAACGTGGTGCGAAGACCCTAAACCTCGTCACCCCCACACCGCATCTGCCGTTCATAGTGTCGGCTCTGAAGATTGCGATCAAAGAGGGGCTGGAACTTCCTATCGTTTACAACACCAGCGGGTACGAAGATCCAGAGATACTCAAATTTCTGGAAGACATCGTGGACATCTATCTTTCCGATGTGAGGTATTCGAACAACGAAGCATCTCTGAAATACTCAAAAACCCCGAATTACTGGTCAGTGGTTCAAAAAGCAACAATCGAGATGTTCAGACAGGTGGGTCCTTTCAACGAGAAAAAGATGAAAGGTCTCATAATCAGAATGCTCGTTCTTCCCGGAAACGTTGTAGATTATTCAGAGGTCTTTTCCTTTCTCTCAAGTCTCTCCACAAGGATCCCTCTTTCCATAATGAATCAGTACATACCTCATTTCGACGCCAGAAAATTTCCTGAAATAAATAGGAAACTCCGCCAGGAAGAGTATGAAAAAATTTTGAAACTGGCAGAGGAATTCGGTTTCATCGAAGGGTGGTACCAGTCCGAAGAAAAAGAAAGGGTCACCGCCAAGGGAGTGGAGGAAATCACTGAAAAACTGAGATTTCTGAGGATAAATTTCGATAATCGCCGTTAAACGGTTATAAAGATTTATCATCACAGATATTCGACCTTGATTTTAAATTAATTCCTGCATATAATTAATGTGAACATAATTCGAAACCTGCCAAGGAGGTATCGAAGTTGAAATACAACTCACCGAGGATAAAGATCCTTAACAAAAAAAACATCCTCAAAGTGATCCATGAAAATCATCCTCTCTCCAGGTCGGACATATCAGAGATCACAGGTCTCACCCCAAGTAGTGTGACGAGACTGACTAAAGAGCTCATAGACGAAGGGTACATAAGAGAGATCGGAACGATGGGAAAAAGCACTCCGGGAAGGCGCAGGGTACTTCTTGATCTGAAAAAAGGAGCCTTTCTGAGTCTTGTTTTCGACATAGGGGTGAACATCACCACCTATGGTATCGGTTTTTTCGATGGAGAAGTGGAACTTCGAGGTACGTTCGACACGCCAAAAGAGCCAGAAGAGTTCTTCAAAATGGTGAAAGAGATATACGAACGCGTTTCACGTGAGCGCAGAATCTCAAGGATCTCACTTTCCATTCCAGGAATGGTGGACATGGAGGAGAAAAAAATTCTTCTCGCTCCAAATCTCGAGTGGGAGAACGTGAGCATAGAAAAACTTCTGGAGGTTGACGTTCCTGTCCTTGCGGACAACGAAGCAAACCTCTCCATGCTCGCTGAAAAGTACCATTCCGAGGATCTGAGGAACGTGGAAGAAGCAGTTTTCATAATCATCAGAGAAGGTGTTGGAACTGGATTGATGATTGACGGGAAGATCTTCAGAGGTCCTTCTTTCACAGCAGGCGAAGCGGGGCACATGACTGTGAACATGTACTCTGATAGACAATGTCACTGTTCCAACTGGGGATGTTGGGAGCTAGTCTCATCAATAAACTGGGCAATCGATCAGTATGGGAGGGAACTAGAGGGCAGAAACGCTATCGAGAAATTTCAAGCACTAAAGCAAAAAAACGATGCTCGAAGAGTGCTGACCCGGTTCGCAGAGAACATCGCTGTTGGGATCGTCAACCTTGTGAACATACTGAATCCGGAGCTTGTCATCCTCGGTGGGGAAGTCGTGGACCTCGGGGAAAGTTTCCTTTCCATCATAAAGGATTACGTGCATCAGAGGGCCTTGAAGTCGGCCGTGAAGAGATTGAGGATAAGGCCCACCATTTTCAGAAACATCAGTCCGAACCTCGTTGGCGCGGCTGTGCTGGCTGTGGAAGACATCATAGAAGAGGTCCAATGAAGGAGGTGCTAACATGTTCAAGATATCTTGTTATCTTCCGACAGAAATCGTTTTCAGAGTGGGAGCGGTAGATGAGCTGGGAGAAAGAACGAAAAAACTTGGAAAAAAAGCGTTGATCGTCACTGGAAGATCCAGCACAAAAAAGACTGGTCTGCTTCAGCGGGTGCAGGATCTTCTCAAAAGGAGTAGAATAGAAAGCATCGTCTTCGACAAGATCGTTCCCAACCCGATCTCAGATCACGTCGATGAAGCAGCAGAAATTGTGAGAAAGGAGAAGGTAGATTTCATCGTAGGTCTCGGTGGGGGAAGCCCTATAGACAGCGCAAAAGCGATTTCTATCACCGCTCCGAACGAAGGAAAGTTCTGGGATTACGTTCCCGTGGGAGGAGGAAAGATTCCCGAGAAGTCCATCCCCGTCGTTGCGATTCCCACTACCCATGGTACTGGCACAGAAGCTGATCCGTTCGCTGTCATCACGAATCCAGAGACGAAAGAAAAGGTGGGGATCGGGTACAGAAACACTTTCCCGATCTTGTCGCTCATCGATCCCGAAGTGATGAAGACTCTTCCCAAAGATCAGACCGCCTACACCTCAATGGACGCTTTCTATCACGCGATAGAGGCCTTTCTGAATGTGAACGCAAACCCCTATTCGGATGTCCTCGCACTGGACGCCATGAAAAGAATCGTGACGTATCTCCCCGTTGCTTACGATAACGGAGAAGACATAGAAGCCAGGACAAACCTCACGTGGGCCAGCACCGAAGCCGGTATCACAGAAACATTGACCGGTGTCATTGCAAACCACGCACTGGAACATGGTCTCAGTGGTTTCTATCCGGAGATCACCCACGGTCTTGGGTTGTGTATCACGGGACCTTATCTATTCGAGTACATATTTGATCATGTGTACGGAAGGCTCGCCATCGTGGGAAGAGAAGTATTCGGTGTATATGAAACAGACGATAAAAAAGCCGGAAGACTTGCCATCAAGAAACTCAGGGATTTCCAGGAAATGTTCGGGCTGAACAAACGTCTCAGCGAGCTCGGTGTGAAAAAAGAAGACATACCCAAGATGGCAGAAACCGGTTATCGAATTCTGAACGGAGTGGTGATAGCAACACCAGGAAACCTGACAGCAAAGGATATGGAAGAGATATTCGACAGATGTTATTGAGGGGGGAAATAACTTGGCAGCAAAATTCAAGCAAAAAGCTTTCAGAGAACTTGGACCTCTTGTTGCACTCATCAGCCTCGCCGTCTTCACAGCCATACTGAATCCACGCTTTCTGACAACGTTCAACCTTCAGGCCCTTGGAAGACAGATCGCCATCTTTGGTCTTCTGGCGATCGGGGAGACCTTTGTGATCATCTCTGGAGGAGGAGCCATCGACCTTTCTCCCGGCTCCATGGTGGCGCTGACGGGAGTTATGGTCGCCTGGCTCATGACACACGGAGTTCCCGTGTGGATATCTCTGATCCTCATACTCCTCTTCTCCATTGGAGTTGGAGCGTGGCATGGGTTGTTTGTGACCAAGCTCAAAGTTCCTGCTTTCATCATCACACTCGGTACTCTGACGATCGCCCGCGGTATGGCGGCCGTGATCACGAAAGGTTGGCCCATCATAGGTCTTCCTTCGTCCTTCCTTAAAATCGGACAGGGTGAGGTTTTGAAAATCCCGATTCCTGTGTGGATACTGATAGCTGTCGCCTTTGTTACCGATTTCTTCCTCAGAAAAACAGTCTATGGAAAGCATCTGAGGGCATCCGGTGGAAACGAAATTGCAGCGAGATTCTCGGGTGTCAACGTAGACAGAGTAAGAATGATCGCTTTCATGACATCTGGTTTACTCGCCGGGTTGGTGGGAATCATTATCGCCGCAAGACTTTCTCAGGGACAACCAGGTGTTGGTAGCATGTACGAACTCTACGCCATAGCCTCCACCGTGATTGGCGGAACGAGCCTCACAGGAGGAGAAGGAAGTGTTCTGGGAGCTATCATAGGTGCTAGCATCATCAGCCTTCTCTGGAACGCACTTGTTCTTCTAAACGTTTCTACATACTGGCACAACGTAGTTATCGGTATCGTCATTGTCGTGGCAGTAACGCTCGATATCCTCAGAAGGAGACTTGCAGGCAGATGAACGTTCGGATGCTTCTTACACCCCTTCTGGTTACGGCGAGTTTGCTGCTTGCTGGAGAGGGGGCGAGATGAAACTGATAGCATTGACTTTTGACGATGGCCCGGACACGAAACTCATGTTGGAGGTACTGGACGTGCTAGAAGAACACGGTATTGTGACCACTTTCTTCCCTGTAGGACAGAGACTAAACGAAAGCACACTACCGATCCTTGAAAGGATGATATCCATGGGGGGAGAGCTGAGAAATCATTCGTGGAACTATGAGCCTTTGGACAAGGTTGATCTTGAATACACGGGAAAAAATCTCGCTTTTTCAGGACAC
This window contains:
- a CDS encoding ABC transporter permease, which gives rise to MRGRLWAFLVPLFSVIIALLIAAAVIVMIGQNPVTAYKAMIEGAFGDLQALADTIIKTTPLILTGLAVGFGFRAGLFNIGAEGQMIMGAILATVVGMNMRGVPPSLAIPLTMIAGMIGGAAWASIAGYLKAKTGAHEVVTTIMLNWIATYISSYLITGPLAVGSGTPKSPEIAPSAKLPPIVTVGALEMTSGIVISIIAAIVIYIVLEKTKTGYEVKATGFNPYAAEYGGISISKNTVMSMAISGALAGLAGALEVMGLHHRFLGTLSGGKGFDGISIALIGQNHPIGIIFASFLIASLRTGSSNMQFVGVPKHIVTIIQGIVIFLVAADRIVKTLLRAKKVRR
- a CDS encoding ABC transporter permease — its product is MKILEGLWNIFTNPLFYKLTLTASTPLLFASLGGVFSEITGVVNIALEGIMLLGAFSSVVIAYYTGSAWLGFLLSIPIGIGFSWFHAWASIKWRGNQIVSATALILVAQGLTGFLMEPIFGQPGQTPYVGRIDEINIPGVSNIPFLGEAIGTISPIVLLAFALVAFTWFLIYKTPLGLRMRAVGENPEAADTLGVNVFKIRYFGVLMSGALASMGGAFLSIGEVGNFRELMTGGRGFIALAAMILGNWNPIGAMWACLLFGMSEALANQFQSSHLLNVSATVKPLFNLFPFIVTLVVVAGLIGRTRPPAADGVPYEKEE
- a CDS encoding TM0106 family RecB-like putative nuclease; translated protein: MIVDYRDLENFMMCPRKFCLSRELERPHLSVPENLLFVGFSLESPVIEGEFEGIRLISKPDLVVKERDGWKIVLKKRAKKFKEKYALEAAYHAFVFTRAGLIVEGVEVLSDSFSRRMENWRNLVPIIENILLEMVRISEDPDPKVGRHCRYCDFLEECEKRLLERKSILLVNGIGEETRRILRRMGIETLEDLSNADQRVLEKIFGREKGKRFILAARAFLENRVIMIEPPGDLPEGIVVDIEYYPTEERDFLYGFLMGDEYRYFLFEEEKDELAEFLDSLDNGVRFYHYHGPERRKILRMVENKKITLLDVFSILRRHFVFPVMSYSLKRIARYLGYKWRTSLNGYEIISLYENWRRTKNEEILKQMLLYNEDDVRATKRVLDFMRSHSSFS
- a CDS encoding diguanylate cyclase, whose product is MSGHAELLKRIEELEKKLKQCQEREKELESLIEEYNEVLKKQFQVFDDFFEKLGTKKMIDPLTRVYSKDHFLRLLSYQHQRSFEENIPYTIFFVKVQSRGEEKESTLMRVGKVLKECVRVPLDSVGRYSEDIFALFVVDVPKSVAPKIAERIENFIKDIPVEYKIAFKSYPKDFMDLEKAVSELKKAVS
- the murA gene encoding UDP-N-acetylglucosamine 1-carboxyvinyltransferase; its protein translation is MGKFLVQGETTLRGEVEISGSKNAALPIMAASILCDEEIFLENIPKLQDVFVMRDILTSIGFEVTFDGNSLTVKRVKDISQEVPYEPVRKMRASFNVLGPIAARTGRARVALPGGCSIGVRPVDFHLEGLKRLGFSIKVEHGFVEAMLEKRVDDVTITLPFPSVGATEHLMTTASLLNRTRVVIENAAMEPEIVDLQNFLNAMGGNVKGAGTSRIEIFGVKKMKGTQYRIIPDRIEAGTYLIAIAASRGEGLVKNVRPDHLMNFLEKLEQTGTRLRIYSDSIEISMKGRQKAVDITTNPYPGFPTDLQPQMMVYLSVAKGVSVITENVFKTRFLHVDELKRMGADIEVSGNVAIVRGVEKLSGAPVEGTDLRATAALLIAGIIAEGSTEISSVEHIFRGYENVMEKLGKLGAKIEYVPGETEENRGD
- a CDS encoding radical SAM protein encodes the protein MYREKLKRIEEIEDTLWENLRECRLCPKKCGVNRYREVGFCGLYALPKISNAVLHFGEEPPISGKGGAGTIFFSGCNMRCVYCQNMGFSQRGVGTEIRVDDLAEIFLIFQERGAKTLNLVTPTPHLPFIVSALKIAIKEGLELPIVYNTSGYEDPEILKFLEDIVDIYLSDVRYSNNEASLKYSKTPNYWSVVQKATIEMFRQVGPFNEKKMKGLIIRMLVLPGNVVDYSEVFSFLSSLSTRIPLSIMNQYIPHFDARKFPEINRKLRQEEYEKILKLAEEFGFIEGWYQSEEKERVTAKGVEEITEKLRFLRINFDNRR
- a CDS encoding ROK family transcriptional regulator, with amino-acid sequence MKYNSPRIKILNKKNILKVIHENHPLSRSDISEITGLTPSSVTRLTKELIDEGYIREIGTMGKSTPGRRRVLLDLKKGAFLSLVFDIGVNITTYGIGFFDGEVELRGTFDTPKEPEEFFKMVKEIYERVSRERRISRISLSIPGMVDMEEKKILLAPNLEWENVSIEKLLEVDVPVLADNEANLSMLAEKYHSEDLRNVEEAVFIIIREGVGTGLMIDGKIFRGPSFTAGEAGHMTVNMYSDRQCHCSNWGCWELVSSINWAIDQYGRELEGRNAIEKFQALKQKNDARRVLTRFAENIAVGIVNLVNILNPELVILGGEVVDLGESFLSIIKDYVHQRALKSAVKRLRIRPTIFRNISPNLVGAAVLAVEDIIEEVQ
- a CDS encoding iron-containing alcohol dehydrogenase — protein: MFKISCYLPTEIVFRVGAVDELGERTKKLGKKALIVTGRSSTKKTGLLQRVQDLLKRSRIESIVFDKIVPNPISDHVDEAAEIVRKEKVDFIVGLGGGSPIDSAKAISITAPNEGKFWDYVPVGGGKIPEKSIPVVAIPTTHGTGTEADPFAVITNPETKEKVGIGYRNTFPILSLIDPEVMKTLPKDQTAYTSMDAFYHAIEAFLNVNANPYSDVLALDAMKRIVTYLPVAYDNGEDIEARTNLTWASTEAGITETLTGVIANHALEHGLSGFYPEITHGLGLCITGPYLFEYIFDHVYGRLAIVGREVFGVYETDDKKAGRLAIKKLRDFQEMFGLNKRLSELGVKKEDIPKMAETGYRILNGVVIATPGNLTAKDMEEIFDRCY
- a CDS encoding ABC transporter permease, whose protein sequence is MAAKFKQKAFRELGPLVALISLAVFTAILNPRFLTTFNLQALGRQIAIFGLLAIGETFVIISGGGAIDLSPGSMVALTGVMVAWLMTHGVPVWISLILILLFSIGVGAWHGLFVTKLKVPAFIITLGTLTIARGMAAVITKGWPIIGLPSSFLKIGQGEVLKIPIPVWILIAVAFVTDFFLRKTVYGKHLRASGGNEIAARFSGVNVDRVRMIAFMTSGLLAGLVGIIIAARLSQGQPGVGSMYELYAIASTVIGGTSLTGGEGSVLGAIIGASIISLLWNALVLLNVSTYWHNVVIGIVIVVAVTLDILRRRLAGR
- a CDS encoding polysaccharide deacetylase family protein, which gives rise to MKLIALTFDDGPDTKLMLEVLDVLEEHGIVTTFFPVGQRLNESTLPILERMISMGGELRNHSWNYEPLDKVDLEYTGKNLAFSGH